In a single window of the Funiculus sociatus GB2-C1 genome:
- a CDS encoding ATP-binding protein gives MSPLPLKANVHYLLTHYSAKPSVCLATLLDALTLRLDAEVESQLMRAGRPRSRDRWQSYEGFLPSAFGTNTAIAMLVIDADGNVLYRSEEWAADLDTKNLWTSRPQLQPFPPPHSERQTAPFSERSQPPRDRPPPPPRFVTQRTATGTWRVGAVTTPFTQVAIAVSLKAIAQEMVVIRNIFLISIPGVLLLVAGGAWGIAGSSLHSIRRLTKVIGNVTASGLEQRVPIGATDVEFVELIQVFNQMLSRLEHSFKQASRFSADAAHELKTPLAILQGELERTLQQAEPGSEVQQGLSNLLDEVRRLTGIVRKLLLLSLADAGQMALYRVGVDLSGLLIEMLEDIELLAPHLEVKTEIADSLRVQGDRDLLVQVLQNLISNAIKYNLPDGWIRIDARRQGATVLITISNCSKEIPTGDRDRIFDRFHRGDPARTRKVEGIGLGLSLAREIARSHAGDLTLDPTLSGQTAFTLTLPVGL, from the coding sequence TTGTCACCCCTGCCACTCAAGGCGAATGTTCACTACCTCTTAACCCATTACTCAGCCAAACCGTCTGTATGTTTGGCTACGCTTTTAGATGCGCTTACCCTGCGTCTCGATGCAGAAGTGGAAAGCCAATTGATGCGGGCAGGTCGTCCGCGATCGCGCGATCGCTGGCAGTCTTATGAAGGCTTTCTCCCTAGTGCGTTTGGAACCAATACAGCGATCGCTATGTTGGTCATCGATGCAGATGGCAACGTCCTGTATCGCTCCGAGGAATGGGCTGCGGATCTAGATACCAAGAACCTTTGGACATCGCGCCCCCAACTACAGCCCTTTCCACCGCCTCATTCCGAGCGACAAACAGCCCCATTTTCAGAGCGATCGCAACCCCCGCGCGATCGACCACCGCCCCCGCCTCGATTTGTCACCCAGCGCACAGCAACGGGAACTTGGCGGGTTGGTGCAGTCACAACACCCTTTACTCAAGTTGCGATCGCAGTAAGTTTAAAAGCGATCGCACAAGAAATGGTCGTGATCCGCAACATCTTCCTAATTTCAATTCCAGGGGTGCTTCTGCTCGTAGCGGGTGGTGCATGGGGTATTGCTGGCAGCAGTTTGCATTCCATCCGACGGTTAACTAAAGTCATTGGCAATGTCACCGCTAGCGGTTTGGAACAACGAGTCCCCATAGGTGCGACAGATGTTGAATTTGTCGAATTAATTCAAGTGTTTAACCAGATGTTGTCACGTCTGGAACACAGTTTTAAGCAAGCCTCTCGCTTTAGCGCCGATGCTGCACACGAACTCAAGACTCCCCTAGCGATTTTGCAAGGAGAACTGGAACGCACCCTGCAACAAGCGGAACCAGGCTCAGAGGTGCAACAGGGTTTGAGCAATTTACTCGATGAAGTCCGCCGACTCACCGGGATTGTGCGTAAACTTCTGCTGCTTTCCCTAGCCGATGCCGGACAAATGGCTTTGTACCGAGTTGGGGTGGATTTGTCTGGCTTGTTAATTGAGATGTTGGAAGATATCGAACTGCTTGCACCCCATCTAGAGGTTAAAACAGAAATTGCCGATAGTTTGCGCGTACAAGGCGATCGCGATTTACTCGTTCAGGTCTTGCAAAACTTGATTAGCAACGCCATTAAATACAATTTGCCTGACGGCTGGATTCGGATTGATGCTCGTCGTCAGGGTGCAACTGTATTGATTACTATCAGTAATTGCTCGAAAGAGATTCCAACTGGCGATCGCGATCGCATTTTTGACCGCTTCCATCGCGGCGATCCAGCCCGGACGCGCAAAGTAGAAGGAATTGGATTAGGACTGAGCCTAGCGCGGGAAATCGCGCGATCGCACGCTGGCGACCTGACGCTTGACCCGACATTATCTGGACAGACTGCATTCACCCTAACCTTACCAGTTGGTTTATAA